In Poecile atricapillus isolate bPoeAtr1 chromosome W, bPoeAtr1.hap1, whole genome shotgun sequence, one DNA window encodes the following:
- the LOC131591352 gene encoding uncharacterized protein LOC131591352: MGTGIFPVLVECWELKVRFGSGKTMENSWKTNGKLMEKEFLEKPLVPEAERKTWNRSWNGIGNGSWNWTGNGTRNFPHPCGMLGVKDRVWIRKNNGKFMENSWKTHGKGLEKEFLEKPLVFKAERKTWNRSWNGIGNGSWNWTGNWTRNGIGNGTGNGTRNFPHPCGMPAIKGQVWIRKNNGKLMENSWKRNSWSSLWCPWLSGKPGTEAGMGLGMGAGIFPIPVECRELKIGFGPGKTPENPWKTHGKLMEKEFLEKPLVPEAERKTWNWSWNGIGNGSWNWTGNGTRNFPHPCGMLGVKGRVWIWQNPWKTHGKLMENSWKRNSWRSLWCPRLSGKPGRGAGMGLGMGPGMGLGMGLGMGPGIFPIPVECRELKIGFGSGKTMENPWKTHGKGIPGAAFGARG; the protein is encoded by the exons atgggaacgggaattTTCCCTGTCCTTGTGGAATGCTGGGAGTTAAAGGTCAGGTTTGGATCAGGAAAAACAATGGAAAACTCATGGAAAACTAATGGAAAACTCATGGAaaaggaattcctggagaaGCCTTTGGTGCCCGAGGCTGAGCGGAAAACCTGGAACAGAAGctggaatgggattgggaatgggagctggaattggactgggaatgggaccaggaattttccccatccctgtggaaTGTTGGGAGTTAAAGATCGG GTTTGGATCAggaaaaacaatggaaaattCATGGAAAACTCATGGAAAACTCATGGAAAAGGATTGGAaaaggaattcctggagaaGCCTTTGGTGTTCAAGGCTGAGAGGAAAACCTGGAACAGGAGctggaatgggattgggaatgggagcTGGAATTGGACTGGGAATTGGACcaggaatgggattgggaatgggactgggaatgggaccaggaattttccccatccctgtggaaTGCCAGCAATTAAAGGTCAGGTTTGGATCAGGAAAAACAATGGAAAACTCATGGAAAACTCATGGAAAAGGAATTCCTGGAGCAGCCTTTGGTGCCCGTGGCTGAGCGGAAAACCTGGAACAGAAGCTGGAatggggttgggaatgggagctggaattttccccatccctgtggaaTGCCGGGAGTTAAAGATCGGGTTTGGACCTggcaaaactccagaaaacccttGGAAAACTCATGGAAAACTCATGGAAAAGGAATTCCTAGAGAAGCCTTTGGTGCCCGAGGCTGAGCGGAAAACCTGGAACTGGAGctggaatgggattgggaatgggagctggaattggactgggaatgggaccaggaattttccccatccctgtggaaTGTTGGGAGTTAAAGGTCGGGTTTGGATCTGGCAAAACCCTTGGAAAACTCATGGAAAACTCATGGAAAACTCATGGAaaaggaattcctggagaaGCCTTTGGTGCCCGAGGCTGAGCGGAAAACCTGGAAGAGGAGctggaatgggattgggaatgggaccaggaatgggattgggaatgggactgggaatgggaccaggaattttccccatccctgtggaaTGTCGGGAGTTAAAGATTGGGTTTGGATCAGGAAAAACAATGGAAAACCCTTGGAAAACTCATGGAAAAGGAATTCCTGGAGCAGCCTTTGGTGCCCGAGGCTGA